A window of Citrus sinensis cultivar Valencia sweet orange chromosome 7, DVS_A1.0, whole genome shotgun sequence contains these coding sequences:
- the LOC107178884 gene encoding putative F-box protein At3g16210 → MEGAIRATSLGDLSDDMMIETLSRLPVKSLMRFQCVCKSWYDLVKDPNFIYKHLKRDNNMRLMVYCTYKNPDDRDPFDDLITYFSVFPDKTLTDLHFQDLQPIMKGIHIGPYDGIFCLLKSHTLINLWNVSLNEYRVIPECRPRLPLYTKTHYANVALGLDPVTKDFKLVLILTLWNDHRDSFHDFSHVAVYKFSTNSWRDLEGFEMRYDYMVDRIFNVYLNGFCYWVVCRPDYSKAILSFSMSDEVFEEMEGPSVPQSTTYYQSVKTPWMLGTYDDCLSLLYSDSFAHTFELWTMTGGNWTKHSTFGPFIETYQPIGFWRKGEFFLESSDKRVVLYDSTYQEMRDIRITGLWFTVHVLKESLIRLKEKDTQQ, encoded by the coding sequence atggagggTGCAATAAGGGCGACAAGTCTAGGAGACTTATCGGACGATATGATGATTGAGACACTGTCAAGATTGCCTGTAAAATCACTAATGCGATTTCAGTGTGTTTGCAAATCTTGgtatgatttagttaaagatCCTAATTTCATTTACAAGCATCTCAAAAGAGATAACAATATGCGTCTCATGGTTTACTGTACGTATAAGAATCCAGATGATAGGGATCCGTTTGACGACCTGATTACTTATTTCTCTGTATTCCCAGATAAGACACTAACAGACTTGCATTTTCAAGATCTTCAACCTATAATGAAGGGGATTCACATTGGCCCTTATGACggtatattttgtttattgaaaaGTCATACTCTCATAAATTTATGGAACGTTTCACTGAATGAATACAGAGTTATCCCAGAGTGCAGACCTCGCCTTCCATTATATACAAAGACTCACTATGCTAACGTTGCATTGGGATTAGATCCCGTGACTAAAGACTTTAAGTTGGTTTTGATACTTACCTTATGGAATGATCACAGAGATTCGTTTCATGATTTCTCACATGTTGCAGTGTACAAATTTAGCACTAACTCTTGGAGAGATTTGGAAGGCTTTGAAATGAGATATGATTATATGGTTGACAGGATATTCAATGTATATTTAAATGGATTTTGTTATTGGGTTGTTTGCCGACCTGATTATTCCAAGGCAATTCTTTCGTTTAGCATGAGCGACGAGGTGTTTGAAGAAATGGAAGGACCAAGTGTTCCTCAATCAACAACTTATTATCAGTCAGTGAAGACACCTTGGATGCTAGGAACGTATGATGACTGTCTCTCTTTACTATACTCGGATAGTTTCGCACATACTTTTGAGTTATGGACAATGACGGGGGGGAATTGGACCAAACATTCGACTTTTGGACCTTTTATAGAAACATATCAGCCAATTGGATTTTGGAGAAAAGGTGAATTTTTTCTAGAATCAAGTGACAAACGGGTGGTCTTATATGATTCTACATATCAAGAAATGAGGGACATTAGAATCACAGGTTTATGGTTCACGGttcatgttttaaaagagaGTTTAATTAGACTGAAGGAAAAGGATACGCAGCAATAG